The following are encoded together in the Tepidiforma bonchosmolovskayae genome:
- a CDS encoding peptidoglycan D,D-transpeptidase FtsI family protein yields the protein MTIQKARPTRRVWLPAVFLGLFGALLAARLVQLQVLQHDTYAAQARSELLGSSTVYARRGAILDRNGGVLAVSVDTWDVYLNTRAWRQPADRARVIEKVAAITRIPKAAIEARLAAADAVEVRIAIDLDYELGLPLIDADLPGVVLLPNTARIHPEGDLAAAVLGFTGVDNTGLAGIEDRYNDLLQGRAGKAVYERDTLGDPIPYGQYIATEPVPGDDLILTIDRYLQRLAEDTLAAAVKEHRASGGTIIVMDPYTGDIYALATLPSVRYSTLEADLEASTEQKSAFKNIAVTDTYEPGSVMKVVTAAAAIDAGVVTPETTYVDNGVVDVEGVRLKNWDDGVYGTQTMTGVLQHSINSGAVFMQQKLGTRLFQSYLEAFGFGKPTGIDLPGEAAGFFRRPEDPGYSPVDVATQSFGQSISVTPIQMMQAIAACINGGNLVTPRVVKGRIRPDGTRIDLQPTIVRRVISPAASDAVRRMLGEVVAQDPDGWGRNPVHYTAGGKSGTANIPVWGTYTDDQQIVSFMGFAPLEQPRLLVLVRLDQNRNLLTGTQAAGPIFARFVDEALRYLGVPPEKGTGSVAR from the coding sequence ATGACCATCCAAAAGGCGCGGCCCACCCGCCGCGTGTGGCTCCCGGCGGTGTTCCTCGGCCTCTTCGGGGCCCTCCTCGCCGCGCGCCTCGTCCAGCTCCAGGTCCTCCAGCACGATACCTACGCCGCACAGGCCCGCAGCGAACTCCTCGGCAGCTCCACCGTCTACGCCCGCCGCGGCGCCATCCTCGACCGCAACGGCGGCGTTCTCGCCGTCTCCGTCGATACCTGGGACGTCTACCTCAATACCCGGGCCTGGCGCCAGCCCGCCGACCGCGCCCGGGTCATCGAAAAGGTCGCCGCCATCACCCGCATCCCGAAAGCTGCAATCGAAGCCAGGCTGGCCGCAGCTGATGCCGTCGAGGTTCGCATCGCCATCGACCTCGACTACGAACTCGGCCTCCCGCTCATCGATGCCGACCTCCCCGGCGTCGTCCTCCTCCCCAACACCGCCCGCATTCACCCCGAAGGCGACCTCGCAGCCGCCGTCCTCGGTTTCACCGGTGTCGACAATACCGGCCTCGCCGGCATCGAGGACCGCTACAACGACCTCCTCCAGGGCCGCGCCGGTAAGGCCGTCTACGAACGTGACACCCTCGGCGACCCGATCCCCTACGGCCAGTACATCGCCACCGAGCCCGTGCCCGGCGACGACCTCATCCTCACTATCGACCGCTATCTCCAGCGCCTCGCCGAAGATACCCTCGCCGCCGCGGTCAAAGAGCACCGCGCCTCCGGCGGCACCATCATCGTGATGGACCCCTACACCGGCGATATCTACGCCCTCGCCACGCTCCCCTCCGTCCGCTACTCCACCCTCGAGGCCGACCTGGAGGCATCCACCGAGCAGAAGAGCGCCTTCAAGAACATCGCCGTCACCGATACCTACGAACCAGGGTCCGTCATGAAGGTCGTGACCGCCGCGGCCGCCATCGATGCCGGCGTCGTCACCCCGGAAACCACCTACGTGGATAATGGGGTCGTGGATGTGGAGGGGGTGCGCCTCAAAAACTGGGACGATGGCGTCTACGGCACGCAGACCATGACCGGCGTGCTCCAGCACTCCATCAACTCCGGCGCCGTCTTCATGCAGCAGAAGCTCGGCACCCGCCTCTTCCAGTCGTACCTCGAGGCCTTCGGCTTCGGAAAGCCCACCGGCATCGACCTCCCCGGCGAGGCGGCCGGCTTCTTCCGCCGCCCCGAGGACCCCGGTTACTCCCCGGTCGACGTCGCAACCCAGTCGTTCGGCCAGTCCATCAGCGTCACCCCGATCCAGATGATGCAGGCGATCGCCGCCTGCATTAACGGCGGGAACCTGGTCACCCCGCGCGTCGTCAAGGGCCGCATTCGCCCCGATGGCACCCGCATCGACCTCCAGCCCACCATCGTCCGCCGCGTCATCTCCCCCGCAGCCAGCGACGCCGTCCGCCGCATGCTCGGCGAAGTCGTCGCCCAGGACCCCGACGGCTGGGGCCGCAACCCCGTCCACTACACCGCCGGCGGCAAGTCCGGCACCGCCAACATCCCCGTCTGGGGCACCTATACCGACGACCAGCAAATCGTCTCCTTTATGGGATTCGCCCCGCTCGAGCAGCCCCGTCTCCTCGTCCTCGTCCGCCTCGACCAGAACCGCAACCTCCTGACCGGCACCCAGGCCGCCGGCCCCATCTTCGCCCGCTTCGTCGACGAAGCGCTCCGCTACCTTGGCGTGCCCCCCGAGAAGGGCACAGGGAGCGTTGCCAGGTGA
- a CDS encoding septum formation initiator family protein → MAAINHPLGGIGRPLGVPVRGLRINWGLIAALAFLLFAALLPVLQNSFVTSQGFDIQASQRQQARLRAEISLLEADVARLTSQARIERRAQEIGMVRASDPIYVTVQEPGPAPAKLPAEYLPAPEPKPAPAEPWWKSLLSWRPW, encoded by the coding sequence ATGGCCGCCATCAACCATCCCCTCGGCGGCATCGGCCGTCCCCTCGGCGTTCCGGTCCGCGGCCTCCGCATCAACTGGGGCCTCATCGCCGCCCTCGCCTTCCTGCTCTTCGCAGCCCTTCTCCCGGTCCTCCAGAACAGCTTCGTCACGTCCCAGGGCTTCGATATCCAGGCCTCGCAGCGCCAGCAGGCCAGGCTCCGCGCCGAAATCTCCCTGCTCGAAGCCGATGTTGCCCGCCTCACCTCCCAGGCTCGCATCGAGCGCCGCGCCCAGGAGATCGGCATGGTCCGGGCATCCGACCCCATTTACGTCACCGTCCAGGAACCCGGCCCGGCGCCGGCGAAACTTCCAGCAGAGTATCTCCCCGCGCCGGAGCCCAAACCCGCTCCGGCCGAACCCTGGTGGAAGTCCCTGCTGAGCTGGCGGCCCTGGTAG
- the rsmH gene encoding 16S rRNA (cytosine(1402)-N(4))-methyltransferase RsmH, with protein MTSSLPIHQPVLLDEALHWLDVREDGTYIDCTAGLGGHAEAIARRLGPGGRLLCIDHDAEALEFARARLAPFGRRVSFVHANFRELDRVAAEAGVTSADGILLDLGFSSFQVESAHRGFAFSLEGPLDMRMDPSAGGPTAADIVNTWDEASLAALFFEYGEEPRARRIARAIVAARARQPLRTTTQLASVVGQAVGGPGRRTPNHPATKVFQALRIQVNGELDSLHMVLPLAHGLLDPGNADRHPGRLVVISFHSLEDRIVKRYFQREAAACICPPGLPECRCGHRPTLRILTRRAVRPSPAEVARNPRARSAVLRAAERRS; from the coding sequence ATGACATCCTCGCTCCCCATCCACCAGCCGGTCCTCCTCGACGAAGCCCTCCACTGGCTCGACGTCCGCGAGGACGGCACCTACATCGACTGCACCGCCGGGCTCGGCGGCCACGCCGAGGCCATCGCCCGCCGGCTCGGACCAGGCGGAAGACTCCTCTGCATCGACCACGACGCCGAGGCGCTGGAGTTCGCGCGCGCGAGGCTGGCACCGTTTGGGAGGCGGGTCAGCTTCGTCCACGCGAACTTCCGCGAACTCGACAGGGTCGCCGCGGAAGCAGGTGTCACGTCCGCCGATGGCATCCTCCTCGACTTGGGCTTCTCCTCGTTCCAGGTCGAGAGCGCCCACCGGGGATTCGCCTTCTCCCTCGAAGGCCCCCTCGACATGCGCATGGACCCATCGGCCGGCGGCCCAACAGCCGCCGACATCGTGAACACCTGGGATGAAGCGTCGCTCGCAGCGCTCTTCTTCGAATACGGAGAAGAGCCCCGGGCGCGGCGCATCGCGCGGGCCATCGTGGCCGCGCGTGCCCGCCAGCCGCTGCGGACGACCACCCAGCTCGCCAGTGTCGTCGGGCAGGCCGTGGGGGGCCCGGGGAGACGCACCCCAAATCACCCCGCCACCAAAGTCTTCCAGGCGCTCCGGATCCAGGTGAACGGTGAACTCGACAGCCTTCACATGGTACTTCCGCTCGCCCACGGCCTGCTCGACCCTGGAAACGCCGACCGCCACCCCGGCAGGCTGGTGGTCATCAGTTTCCACTCTCTCGAAGACCGCATCGTCAAGCGGTACTTCCAGCGCGAGGCCGCGGCCTGCATCTGTCCGCCCGGCCTCCCGGAATGCCGCTGCGGCCACCGCCCGACCCTCCGCATCCTCACGCGCCGGGCCGTTCGGCCCTCCCCTGCTGAGGTCGCCCGCAACCCGCGCGCCCGCAGCGCCGTCCTCCGGGCGGCCGAACGGAGGAGCTGA
- a CDS encoding division/cell wall cluster transcriptional repressor MraZ, which yields MLTRFSGAYDYTLDDRGRVPIPPAFRDALKAGAYIGAGADECIHVYTLEEFERQAAIFDALPEGDPIAEDARRDFYSTFWPVQLDGQGRVNLRDDLAARAGISQSAREVKVVGVGRRIEIWNAAAYEEREASRKRARAEIAASGFAAAAASSGGGA from the coding sequence ATGCTCACGCGCTTCTCAGGCGCCTACGACTACACGCTGGACGACCGGGGACGGGTGCCCATCCCCCCGGCCTTCCGCGATGCCCTCAAAGCCGGCGCCTACATCGGCGCCGGCGCCGACGAGTGCATCCACGTCTACACCCTCGAAGAATTTGAACGGCAGGCCGCCATCTTCGACGCCCTCCCCGAGGGCGACCCCATCGCCGAAGATGCCCGTCGCGATTTCTACTCCACCTTCTGGCCCGTCCAGCTCGACGGACAGGGACGTGTCAACCTCCGCGACGACCTCGCGGCCCGCGCCGGCATCAGCCAGTCCGCGCGCGAAGTCAAAGTCGTCGGCGTCGGGCGCCGCATCGAAATCTGGAACGCGGCGGCCTACGAGGAGCGGGAGGCATCCCGCAAGCGTGCTCGCGCCGAAATCGCAGCCTCCGGCTTTGCCGCAGCTGCCGCCAGCTCAGGGGGAGGAGCGTAA
- a CDS encoding MogA/MoaB family molybdenum cofactor biosynthesis protein, translating into MARVAVLTVSDRGAAGEREDLGGPLIAELALAAGHEVVARAIVPDEREQIAATLRAWADGGAADVILTTGGTGLTPRDVTPEATLTVAEREVPGIVVALVVNGLRHTPFAALTRGVAVTRGRTLIVNLPGNPKAVRQGMDVLLPLLGHVTELLQGPVEHSG; encoded by the coding sequence ATGGCGCGCGTGGCAGTGCTGACGGTTTCGGACCGGGGGGCGGCTGGAGAGCGGGAGGACCTCGGCGGGCCGCTCATCGCGGAGCTGGCGCTGGCGGCGGGGCACGAGGTGGTGGCTCGGGCGATCGTGCCGGATGAGCGGGAGCAGATCGCGGCCACGCTGCGGGCGTGGGCGGACGGGGGCGCGGCGGACGTCATTCTTACGACGGGCGGGACGGGGCTGACGCCGCGGGATGTGACGCCGGAGGCGACGCTGACGGTGGCGGAGCGGGAAGTGCCGGGGATCGTCGTGGCGCTGGTGGTGAACGGGCTGCGGCACACGCCGTTTGCGGCTCTGACGCGGGGCGTCGCGGTGACGCGGGGCAGGACGCTGATCGTGAATTTGCCGGGGAACCCGAAGGCGGTGCGGCAGGGGATGGACGTGCTGCTGCCGCTGCTGGGGCACGTGACGGAGCTGCTGCAGGGGCCGGTGGAGCACAGCGGCTGA
- the trmD gene encoding tRNA (guanosine(37)-N1)-methyltransferase TrmD produces the protein MRIDVLTLFPEAFRGPLDVSIVKRAREDGLLDLHIHDIREHATDRHRTVDDYPFGGGQGMVMRVDVLDRALEHVRAQAPERGLVVYLTPAGERLNDRIVRELAAEPRLILVCGRYEGVDERFVEHCVDREISIGDYVLTGGELPAMVLIDAVTRHIPGALGDAASPEEESFADGLLEHPQYTRPAEYRGWKVPEVLLSGHHAKIAAWRREQRLARTRERRPDLLEGAEGERAPGPGSGAADEVDERIV, from the coding sequence ATGCGCATCGATGTGCTGACCCTGTTCCCGGAGGCGTTCCGCGGCCCGCTGGATGTTTCGATTGTGAAGCGGGCGCGGGAAGACGGGCTGCTCGACCTCCACATCCACGACATCCGGGAGCATGCGACGGACCGGCACCGGACGGTTGACGATTACCCGTTCGGCGGGGGCCAGGGCATGGTGATGCGGGTGGATGTGCTCGACCGGGCACTGGAGCACGTGCGGGCGCAGGCGCCGGAGCGCGGGCTGGTGGTGTACCTGACCCCCGCAGGCGAGCGCCTGAACGACCGGATTGTGCGGGAGCTGGCGGCAGAGCCGCGGCTGATACTCGTCTGCGGCCGGTACGAAGGGGTGGATGAGCGGTTCGTAGAGCACTGCGTAGACAGGGAGATTTCGATCGGGGACTACGTGCTGACGGGCGGCGAGCTGCCGGCGATGGTGCTGATCGACGCGGTGACGCGCCACATCCCGGGGGCGCTGGGAGATGCGGCATCGCCGGAGGAGGAGTCGTTCGCGGATGGGCTGCTGGAACACCCGCAGTACACGCGGCCGGCGGAATACCGGGGCTGGAAGGTGCCGGAGGTACTGCTGAGCGGGCACCACGCGAAGATCGCAGCGTGGCGGCGGGAGCAGCGGCTGGCGCGGACGCGGGAGCGGCGGCCGGACCTGCTGGAGGGCGCGGAGGGGGAGCGGGCGCCGGGGCCTGGCTCAGGCGCGGCGGATGAGGTCGACGAACGAATCGTTTGA
- a CDS encoding TetR/AcrR family transcriptional regulator, translating into MDATAERLLTAAREVFEEEGFRGATTRKIAARAGVNEVTLFRHFASKEELIGAALEHGHRAAMARLDAAALPAEPHDLDAELRPYLHYVLAAFAAAGRGVRTALAEWEHLPAYHAWLLGPSERVMADLEQYLEAAAARGLVRAGVAPESAAHLLVATLFMHGLLPPLMPAHFPQGAGAGADGCIDLVLAALRPLEENER; encoded by the coding sequence ATGGATGCGACGGCCGAACGGCTGCTCACGGCGGCGCGCGAAGTGTTCGAGGAGGAGGGGTTCCGCGGGGCGACCACGCGGAAGATCGCGGCGCGGGCCGGAGTGAACGAAGTGACCCTCTTCCGGCACTTCGCGAGCAAGGAGGAGCTGATCGGCGCGGCGCTGGAGCACGGCCACCGCGCGGCGATGGCGCGGCTGGATGCAGCGGCGCTGCCGGCCGAGCCGCACGACCTCGATGCCGAGCTGCGGCCGTACCTGCATTACGTGCTTGCCGCCTTTGCGGCGGCTGGGCGCGGCGTGCGGACGGCGCTGGCTGAGTGGGAGCACCTGCCGGCCTACCACGCCTGGCTGCTCGGCCCGAGCGAGCGGGTGATGGCCGACCTGGAGCAGTACCTCGAGGCGGCGGCCGCGCGCGGACTGGTCCGGGCGGGCGTGGCCCCGGAATCAGCGGCCCACCTGCTTGTCGCAACCCTGTTCATGCACGGGCTGCTGCCCCCGCTGATGCCGGCGCACTTTCCGCAGGGCGCGGGGGCAGGCGCCGACGGGTGCATCGACCTCGTACTCGCGGCTCTTCGACCACTGGAGGAGAACGAACGATGA
- a CDS encoding ABC transporter permease, producing MIGFLEIRRRKLQFALVGLIVTLISYLVLMINGLGVGLNEKAGRALLNFNADAIAYSDRAGLSVIRSELSAETVARITAESGAREAAPLGYMAVNYRREDGKVKSAAVLGYDPGTIGEPPVESGRPLTPADANGLLADREFLKASGLKVGDTVRLAVRLEEREFTIVGELNEGSFFFQPAVYILRSTWQEMKYGSANPSAPAASIVLLKGDGLAGKRGQGWEAVSKRTAFANIEGVAGQQSTVQALQVFGYLIGGLVIGVFFYVLTLQKTPQIGVLKAVGATTGFIFRQLLIQALLVALGGLVIAVPLAWLTNRALQQAPDAVPIAFTTQTFVVTSALLLVMAIVGVLFSGRQVAKVDPIIALGQQQ from the coding sequence ATGATCGGGTTCCTGGAGATTCGGCGGCGGAAGCTTCAATTCGCGCTGGTCGGCCTGATTGTGACGCTCATCAGCTACCTGGTGCTGATGATCAACGGGCTGGGCGTGGGCCTGAACGAGAAGGCGGGGCGTGCGCTCCTGAACTTCAATGCGGACGCCATCGCCTACTCTGACCGGGCGGGCCTCAGCGTGATCCGGTCGGAGCTGAGCGCGGAGACCGTCGCACGGATCACGGCGGAGTCGGGTGCGCGGGAGGCTGCGCCGCTGGGCTACATGGCCGTGAACTACCGCCGCGAAGATGGCAAGGTGAAGTCGGCGGCGGTGCTGGGGTATGACCCGGGCACCATCGGCGAGCCGCCGGTGGAGTCCGGCCGGCCGCTCACGCCGGCCGATGCGAACGGGCTCCTGGCCGACCGTGAGTTCCTGAAGGCGTCGGGACTGAAGGTCGGGGATACGGTCCGGCTTGCGGTCCGGCTGGAGGAGCGGGAGTTCACCATCGTGGGCGAGCTGAACGAGGGGTCGTTCTTCTTCCAGCCCGCGGTCTATATCCTGCGGAGCACCTGGCAGGAGATGAAGTACGGCAGCGCGAACCCTTCGGCGCCGGCCGCCTCCATCGTCCTGCTGAAGGGCGACGGACTGGCTGGAAAGCGTGGCCAGGGCTGGGAGGCCGTTTCGAAGCGTACGGCCTTTGCGAACATCGAGGGCGTGGCGGGCCAGCAGTCGACGGTGCAGGCCCTGCAGGTGTTCGGCTACCTGATCGGCGGGCTCGTGATCGGTGTCTTCTTCTACGTCCTGACGCTGCAGAAGACGCCACAGATCGGCGTGCTGAAGGCGGTCGGGGCGACCACCGGGTTCATCTTCCGGCAGCTGCTCATCCAGGCGCTGCTGGTTGCGCTCGGCGGGCTCGTGATTGCGGTGCCGCTGGCGTGGCTGACGAACCGGGCGCTGCAGCAGGCGCCGGACGCGGTGCCGATTGCGTTCACCACGCAGACCTTCGTGGTGACGAGTGCGCTGCTGCTCGTGATGGCGATTGTCGGGGTGCTCTTCTCAGGCCGGCAGGTGGCGAAGGTGGACCCGATCATCGCGCTCGGCCAGCAGCAGTAG
- a CDS encoding ABC transporter ATP-binding protein: MRLKVQDLEKVYGEGERAVHAVRGVSFATEPGEFVAIVGPSGSGKTTMLAMIGGLLTPTRGSIEVNGQDIARLKGKELAEYRRRKVGFVFQANNLLPYLTARENLLVMARINGTDLKSAGARADQLLEELGLTARRNALATELSGGERQRVAIARALMNDPELVLVDEPTASLDSARGRQVVESLIAEVKGRDKLGLMVTHDMAMAELADRVLEMHDGLLVGQTVGARG, encoded by the coding sequence ATCCGGCTGAAGGTGCAGGACCTCGAGAAGGTGTACGGCGAGGGCGAGCGGGCGGTCCACGCGGTGCGGGGCGTGAGCTTCGCGACCGAGCCCGGCGAGTTCGTGGCCATCGTGGGGCCGAGCGGCTCAGGGAAGACAACGATGCTGGCGATGATCGGCGGGCTGCTGACGCCGACGCGCGGGAGCATCGAGGTGAACGGGCAGGATATCGCCCGGCTGAAGGGGAAGGAGCTTGCCGAGTACCGGCGGCGAAAGGTGGGGTTCGTTTTCCAGGCGAACAACCTGCTCCCGTACCTGACGGCGCGGGAGAACCTGCTGGTGATGGCGCGGATCAACGGCACCGACCTGAAGTCGGCCGGGGCGCGCGCGGACCAGCTGCTGGAGGAGCTGGGCCTGACGGCCCGCCGCAACGCGCTGGCGACGGAGCTGAGCGGCGGCGAACGGCAGCGGGTAGCGATTGCGCGGGCGCTGATGAACGACCCGGAGCTGGTGCTGGTGGATGAGCCGACAGCGAGCCTCGACTCGGCGCGGGGCCGGCAGGTGGTGGAATCGCTGATCGCGGAAGTCAAGGGGCGGGACAAGCTGGGGCTGATGGTGACCCACGACATGGCGATGGCGGAGCTGGCGGACCGGGTGCTGGAGATGCACGACGGCCTGCTGGTGGGCCAGACGGTGGGCGCGCGGGGCTGA
- a CDS encoding MraY family glycosyltransferase, translating to MWLEAGTALAAFAVALPLTGALRLPTKRGRRGEVMPRIGGISILAGFLAAPFIMAAFSGQAREFVSEDRQQFLMLGVCGGIVCAMGARDDFRDLDWRFKLGTHVLAALALYLSGFHVEKMTLPGGDAVELGLLDPAVTVAWIVLVTNAVNLVDGRDGVAAGMAAMVSGTMSYIAWDLGHDLIAMLFAALFGASLGFLPFNLGKARRFLGDSGAYFLGFTLAGLSVAGALDETGRVPLYIPLVALGLPVLDTAVAFLRRFLDGRNPMHADFDHFHDRIERLLGFTGLRVTLAVYALTAVFCAAALLAHTWYKSVGSAVVSAGVLAFGIGLVLALGYGRTMWNSARMLAWRGRAPAPREGDTG from the coding sequence GTGTGGCTTGAGGCCGGGACGGCACTGGCCGCGTTTGCGGTGGCGCTGCCGCTGACAGGGGCGCTGCGGCTGCCGACGAAGCGGGGCCGCCGGGGGGAGGTGATGCCGCGGATCGGCGGCATCAGCATCCTCGCCGGGTTTTTGGCGGCGCCGTTCATCATGGCGGCCTTTTCCGGGCAGGCGCGGGAGTTCGTGAGCGAAGACCGGCAGCAGTTCCTGATGCTCGGCGTGTGCGGCGGCATCGTCTGTGCGATGGGCGCGCGGGATGACTTCCGCGACCTCGACTGGCGGTTCAAGCTTGGGACGCACGTGCTGGCGGCGCTGGCGCTCTACCTGTCGGGGTTCCATGTCGAGAAGATGACGCTGCCGGGCGGGGATGCGGTGGAGCTGGGGCTGCTCGACCCGGCCGTGACGGTGGCGTGGATTGTGCTGGTGACGAACGCCGTGAACCTTGTGGACGGGCGTGACGGGGTCGCGGCGGGGATGGCGGCGATGGTCTCGGGGACGATGTCGTACATCGCGTGGGACCTCGGCCACGACCTCATCGCGATGCTCTTCGCGGCGCTGTTCGGGGCATCCCTCGGGTTCCTCCCGTTCAATCTCGGAAAGGCGCGGCGGTTCCTCGGCGATTCGGGGGCGTATTTCCTCGGGTTCACCCTGGCCGGCCTGAGCGTGGCGGGGGCGCTCGACGAGACGGGGCGGGTGCCGCTCTACATCCCGCTGGTGGCGCTCGGGCTGCCGGTGCTCGATACCGCGGTGGCGTTCCTCCGCCGGTTCCTCGACGGGCGGAATCCGATGCATGCCGACTTCGACCATTTCCACGACCGGATTGAGCGGCTGCTCGGGTTCACCGGGCTGCGGGTGACGCTGGCGGTATACGCACTGACGGCAGTGTTCTGCGCGGCGGCGCTGCTGGCCCACACGTGGTACAAGAGCGTGGGTTCGGCGGTGGTGAGCGCGGGGGTGCTCGCATTCGGGATTGGGCTGGTACTGGCGCTGGGGTACGGGCGCACGATGTGGAATTCGGCGCGGATGCTGGCGTGGCGGGGCCGGGCGCCGGCGCCGCGGGAGGGCGACACCGGGTGA
- a CDS encoding HAD family hydrolase: MNIFFDVDQTLVHIDQHTNALRPGAREAMQRLKAAGHRVYVWSAAGLAHVERVVHLHGLSEWVDGMFDKDPRVEPRPDFIIDDDWYLVEKYGGHCVRQYRSVDPEDRELEAALQRLAELGHL; the protein is encoded by the coding sequence GTGAACATCTTCTTCGATGTCGACCAGACGCTGGTGCACATCGACCAGCACACGAACGCTCTCCGCCCGGGCGCGCGGGAGGCGATGCAGCGGCTGAAGGCGGCCGGCCACCGGGTGTACGTCTGGAGCGCGGCCGGGCTGGCGCATGTCGAGCGGGTGGTGCACCTCCACGGGCTTTCCGAGTGGGTGGACGGGATGTTCGACAAGGACCCCCGGGTCGAGCCGCGGCCGGATTTCATCATCGACGACGACTGGTACCTCGTGGAGAAGTACGGGGGCCACTGCGTGCGCCAGTACCGGTCGGTGGACCCGGAGGACCGGGAACTCGAGGCGGCGCTCCAGCGGCTGGCCGAGCTGGGCCACCTGTAG
- a CDS encoding tRNA-queuosine alpha-mannosyltransferase domain-containing protein yields the protein MRGLFLQPFDGGSHRAFLSGLLANTRADWEVLALPAGGWRRRMRRGAEELARQFERVRGAFDVVVATDMVDLAEFLALTRRRLGGTPAMVYFHENQVTYPRLRGTKFNSWFGQINYRSALAADAAAFNSEFHRADLLGAFRQLEREPNNWLTAEGIAAIAAKSLVLPVGVELDWLEGPEERGEPRTLLWNHRWEFDKAPELFERAVRRLAEEGVPFQLIIAGEPGENPSPAMWRIRETLADRLLHFGFAASREEYARLLRMADIAVSTTRHEFFGIGMVEAMAAGCIPCAPRRYAYPELVPAEHHDLLWEDEAGLMARLRALLTGPLPPREPFRAAARRFGWERVGPMWQEALEALAAGAVPGSAALRLR from the coding sequence ATGCGGGGGCTGTTTCTCCAGCCGTTCGATGGCGGGAGCCACCGGGCGTTTCTTTCCGGGCTGCTGGCCAACACCCGGGCAGACTGGGAGGTGCTGGCGCTGCCGGCGGGCGGATGGCGGCGGCGGATGCGGCGGGGCGCGGAGGAGCTGGCGCGGCAGTTCGAGCGGGTGCGCGGGGCGTTCGACGTGGTGGTTGCGACGGATATGGTCGACCTCGCGGAGTTCCTCGCACTGACGCGGCGGCGGCTGGGCGGGACGCCGGCGATGGTGTACTTCCACGAGAACCAGGTGACCTATCCACGGCTGCGGGGGACGAAGTTCAACTCGTGGTTCGGGCAGATCAACTACCGGAGTGCGCTGGCGGCCGATGCAGCGGCGTTCAATTCGGAGTTCCACCGGGCGGACCTGCTGGGGGCGTTCAGGCAGCTTGAGCGGGAGCCGAACAACTGGCTCACGGCGGAGGGGATCGCCGCGATCGCGGCGAAGAGCCTGGTGCTGCCGGTCGGGGTTGAACTCGACTGGCTCGAGGGCCCGGAAGAGCGCGGGGAGCCGCGTACGCTCCTGTGGAACCACCGGTGGGAGTTCGACAAGGCGCCGGAGCTGTTCGAGCGGGCCGTGCGGCGGCTGGCGGAGGAGGGGGTGCCATTCCAGCTCATCATCGCGGGCGAGCCGGGGGAGAACCCGAGCCCGGCGATGTGGCGCATCCGCGAGACGCTGGCCGACCGCTTGCTGCACTTCGGGTTCGCGGCCTCGCGGGAGGAGTACGCGCGGCTGCTGCGGATGGCCGATATCGCGGTGAGCACGACGCGGCACGAGTTCTTCGGCATTGGGATGGTGGAGGCGATGGCGGCGGGGTGCATTCCGTGTGCGCCGCGGCGGTATGCCTACCCGGAGCTGGTGCCGGCGGAGCACCACGACCTGCTCTGGGAGGATGAAGCGGGGCTGATGGCGCGGCTCCGGGCGCTGCTCACGGGGCCGCTGCCGCCGCGCGAGCCGTTCCGGGCGGCTGCACGGCGGTTCGGGTGGGAGCGGGTCGGGCCGATGTGGCAGGAGGCGCTGGAGGCGCTGGCGGCTGGCGCGGTTCCCGGGAGCGCGGCCCTGCGCCTAAGATGA